The Candidatus Spechtbacterales bacterium genome has a window encoding:
- a CDS encoding alanine--tRNA ligase, with the protein MTSNEIRQKYLKFFEERGHSVIPSASLLPENDPTTLFTGSGMQPLLPYLLGEKHPDGNKLVDSQKSFRAEDIEEVGDNRHTTFFEMLGNWSLGVYFKKEQIPWFFEFLTDVVGLDSNNIYVTVFAGDEANNIPRDTESVEIWKKIFEEKGIEAKDVENAGELGMQGGRIFYYDAKKNWWSRAGMPQNMPAGEPGGPDSEIFYDFRTEHDSAFGEVCHPNCDCGRFLEIGNSVFMEYIKTEGGTFENLPQKNVDFGGGLERITAASNNNGDVFEIDVFKKIIKNLEEASGKTYSNAEFQHSFRVVADHLRAAVFVIADGASPSNTDSGYITRRLLRRSVRHMDLLGITENTLHKLVPAVVENYKEAYPKLAEKQKEIEDAIKKEEEKFRRTLTKGLKEFEKLAEKKEISGEEAFILFSTYGFPFDLTLELAEEKSVNVDREGFEKEMEKHKALSRAGAEQKFKGGLADHSEMSVKYHTATHLLHQALRDVLGSHVFQTGSNITPERLRFDFSHGEKMTPDEIKETEDIVNQKVKEALPVYYSDISKEKAKEMGAIGLFEDTYGDTVRVYGIGADPATAERSEMYSFEYCGGPHVKNTSELGHFKIKKEESISAGKRRIKAVLE; encoded by the coding sequence ATGACTTCCAATGAGATACGCCAAAAATATTTAAAATTCTTTGAAGAAAGAGGGCATTCTGTCATACCCTCAGCTTCGCTTTTACCTGAGAACGATCCGACAACCCTTTTCACAGGTTCGGGCATGCAGCCCCTTTTACCCTATCTGCTTGGAGAAAAACATCCTGATGGTAACAAGCTTGTGGACTCTCAAAAAAGTTTTCGCGCAGAGGACATAGAGGAGGTAGGTGATAACCGCCATACGACTTTTTTTGAAATGCTCGGGAATTGGTCTTTGGGCGTTTACTTTAAAAAGGAACAGATTCCATGGTTTTTTGAATTTTTGACAGATGTTGTAGGGCTTGATTCAAATAATATTTACGTAACCGTTTTTGCGGGAGACGAGGCAAATAATATACCTCGTGATACAGAATCTGTTGAAATCTGGAAAAAAATATTTGAAGAAAAAGGGATAGAAGCAAAAGATGTTGAAAACGCGGGAGAGCTTGGCATGCAGGGTGGCAGAATATTTTATTACGACGCGAAAAAGAATTGGTGGAGCCGCGCGGGAATGCCCCAAAATATGCCCGCGGGAGAACCCGGAGGTCCTGATTCGGAAATTTTTTATGATTTTAGAACGGAGCACGATTCGGCTTTTGGCGAGGTTTGCCACCCCAACTGTGACTGTGGCAGGTTTTTGGAAATAGGAAACTCTGTTTTTATGGAGTACATAAAAACAGAAGGTGGTACTTTTGAAAATCTTCCCCAAAAAAATGTTGATTTTGGCGGAGGGCTTGAGAGGATAACTGCGGCCTCTAATAATAACGGCGATGTGTTTGAAATAGATGTTTTTAAAAAGATAATAAAAAACCTTGAGGAAGCATCGGGGAAGACATATTCAAATGCGGAGTTTCAGCATTCTTTCAGGGTGGTTGCCGACCATTTGCGCGCCGCCGTTTTTGTAATAGCCGACGGCGCCAGCCCAAGCAACACAGACTCGGGTTACATAACACGCCGTCTTTTGCGAAGAAGTGTACGCCATATGGACCTTTTGGGAATTACAGAAAACACTTTGCACAAGCTTGTACCTGCTGTTGTAGAAAATTATAAAGAGGCCTATCCTAAGCTTGCTGAAAAACAAAAAGAAATAGAGGATGCCATAAAAAAAGAGGAAGAAAAATTCAGGAGGACATTAACTAAAGGACTAAAAGAGTTTGAGAAACTTGCAGAGAAAAAAGAGATATCAGGAGAAGAGGCGTTTATTTTGTTTTCTACTTATGGCTTTCCATTTGACCTTACACTTGAATTGGCGGAAGAAAAGAGTGTGAATGTTGACAGAGAAGGTTTTGAAAAAGAGATGGAAAAACACAAAGCGCTTTCACGCGCGGGAGCTGAGCAAAAGTTCAAAGGGGGTCTTGCTGACCACTCTGAGATGTCTGTAAAATATCACACCGCAACTCATCTTTTGCACCAGGCGCTGCGTGATGTGCTGGGAAGCCATGTGTTCCAAACAGGAAGCAATATAACTCCTGAGCGGTTACGGTTTGATTTTTCGCACGGGGAGAAAATGACTCCTGACGAGATAAAGGAAACCGAAGACATTGTGAACCAAAAAGTAAAAGAGGCGCTTCCTGTTTATTACAGTGATATTTCGAAAGAAAAAGCAAAAGAAATGGGGGCGATAGGGCTTTTTGAAGATACATATGGCGATACTGTGCGAGTTTATGGCATAGGAGCCGACCCTGCCACAGCAGAGCGAAGCGAGATGTACTCGTTTGAATACTGTGGTGGCCCGCATGTAAAGAACACATCTGAACTCGGACATTTTAAGATAAAAAAAGAAGAGAGTATCTCTGCCGGGAAAAGACGAATTAAGGCGGTTTTAGAGTAG